Proteins encoded together in one Quercus lobata isolate SW786 chromosome 3, ValleyOak3.0 Primary Assembly, whole genome shotgun sequence window:
- the LOC115982518 gene encoding protein NSP-INTERACTING KINASE 3 isoform X2 — translation MERSSFMFWKVGLLVLALMEASSATLSPTGINYEVVALMAIKNDLIDPRNVLENWDSNSVDPCSWRMVTCTPEGSVSALGLPSQSLSGIISPAIGNLSNLQSVLLQNNAISGPIPSAIGRLVKLQTLDLSNNTFSGEIPSSLGDLTNLNYLRLNNNSLTGPCPESLSKIEGLTLMDLSFNNLSGSLPKISARTFKIIGNPLICGAKADNNCSAGNPEPLSFPPGQSDFGGKSHHVIIAFGASFSAVFVIILIVGFVVWWRYRHNQQIFFDVNDQYDPEVCLGHLRRYTLKELRAATDHFNSKNILGRGGFGIVYRGDLNDGTVVAVKRLKDFNAAAGEIQFQTEVEMISLAVHRNLLRLCGFCSTENERLLVYPYMPNGSVASRLRDHINGRPALDWTRRKGIALGTARGLLYLHEQCDPKIIHRDVKAANILLDEDYEAVVGDFGLAKLLDHRESHVTTAVRGTVGHIAPEYLSTGQSSEKTDVFGFGILLLELITGHKALDFGRVANQKGVMLDWVKKLHQEGKLSQMVDKDLKGNFDRVELEEMVQVALLCTQFNPSHRPKMSEVLKMLEGDGLAEKWEASQKVETPRFRSSENPPQRYSDFIEESSLVIEAMELSGPR, via the exons ATGGAAAGAAGTAGTTTCATGTTCTGGAAAGTGGGTCTTTTGGTTTTGGCATTGATGGAGGCTTCTTCTGCTACCCTTTCTCCTACTGGTATAAACTATGAAG TTGTAGCTTTGATGGCGATAAAAAATGATCTCATTGACCCACGTAATGTTCTGGAGAATTGGGATAGCAATTCTGTAGATCCTTGTAGCTGGAGGATGGTTACATGTACCCCAGAGGGATCTGTTTCTGCTTT GGGACTGCCTAGTCAGAGTTTGTCTGGTATCATATCTCCAGCTATTGGAAACCTTAGTAATTTGCAATCTGT gTTGCTGCAGAATAATGCCATTTCAGGTCCAATTCCTTCTGCCATTGGGAGGTTGGTGAAGCTTCAGACACTCGATCTCTCCAACAATACATTCAGTGGTGAGATACCTAGTTCCTTGGGGGACCTAACGAACCTGAATTATTT GAGGTTGAACAACAACAGCCTAACTGGACCTTGTCCCGAGTCTCTGTCCAAAATCGAAGGTCTCACTCTCAT GGACCTTTCTTTTAACAATCTCAGTGGTTCCTTGCCAAAAATATCTGCAAGAACATTCAA AATTATTGGTAACCCTTTGATTTGTGGGGCTAAGGCTGACAACAATTGTTCAGCTGGCAATCCAGAGCCACTGTCTTTCCCTCCAG GTCAATCTGACTTTGGAGGAAAAAGTCATCATGTGATTATTGCTTTTGGTGCAAGTTTTAGTGCTGTTTTTGTCATCATTCTTATTGTTGGGTTTGTTGTTTGGTGGCGATACAGACACAATCAGCAGATTTTCTTTGATGTCAATG ATCAATATGACCCGGAAGTATGCCTGGGCCATTTGAGAAGGTATACATTAAAGGAGCTTCGCGCTGCAACTGACCACTTCAACTCTAAGAATATTCTGGGGAGAGGTGGTTTTGGGATTGTATACAGGGGGGACTTGAATGATGGAACTGTAGTGGCAGTTAAAAGGCTGAAGGACTTTAATGCGGCTGCTGGTGAAATTCAATTTCAGACTGAAGTTGAGATGATAAGTTTGGCTGTCCATCGGAATCTTCTTAGACTATGTGGGTTCTGCTCTACTGAGAATGAACGTCTCCTTGTTTACCCCTATATGCCCAATGGAAGTGTAGCCTCTCGGCTAAGAG ATCATATTAATGGCAGGCCAGCATTAGACTGGACAAGACGGAAGGGAATAGCTTTAGGTACAGCAAGAGGACTATTATATTTGCATGAGCAATGTGACCCCAAAATTATCCACCGTGATGTCAAAGCAGCCAATATATTGTTGGATGAAGACTATGAGGCAGTTGTTGGAGATTTTGGGTTGGCAAAGCTTTTGGATCACAGAGAATCCCACGTCACCACAGCTGTGCGTGGCACTGTTGGCCACATTGCTCCAGAATACTTGTCAACCGGTCAATCATCAGAAAAGACTGATGTGTTTGGCTTTGGAATTTTGCTCCTGGAGCTAATCACAGGTCATAAAGCTTTAGATTTTGGACGAGTAGCAAATCAGAAAGGTGTAATGCTTGATTGG GTTAAAAAGCTCCATCAGGAAGGAAAGCTAAGTCAAATGGTGGATAAGGATCTAAAGGGCAACTTTGACAGGGTTGAATTGGAAGAAATGGTTCAGGTTGCCCTCTTGTGTACTCAGTTTAATCCTTCGCACCGACCAAAAATGTCAGAGGTATTAAAAATGTTGGAAGGAGATGGTTTAGCTGAGAAATGGGAGGCCTCACAGAAGGTTGAGACACCCAGATTTCGATCTAGTGAAAACCCTCCTCAAAGATACTCAGATTTTATAGAAGAATCTTCGCTTGTCATAGAAGCAATGGAGCTTTCCGGCCCTAggtga
- the LOC115982517 gene encoding protein trichome birefringence-like 2 has translation MEMRKLPLSEQFVLPRRNVFSGFGLGIGVSLLVVVVLLLNKSLVGKPWLQGFVSVGVNSTLPFSSTSGSLSPVASNTNATSKVESDVGSFQGSKEGHVPYKTHEANVSGDSKVGDLKEARMGSGKTHFGNLTESLKNGSFPDKEKVGDSLASDGGLILRKNNSGNFSKTVKDESLRGKEGIVIENLSLSSVKDMNSVARNSSNRNNGTENKNVGNFSYNAGLDKAATREEIAYKASREGNSDEKNKSTISNYGSLLRKMDGGSNEKCDIFDGRWVRDDSKPYYPAGSCPHIDRDFDCHLHQRPDDGFLKWKWQPNGCDIPSLNATDFLERVRGKRLAFVGDSLNRNMWESLVCILRHAAKNKDKVYEISGRTEFKKKGIYAFRFEDYNCSLDFVPSPFLVRESSFKGRSGSFETLRLDLMDQTTSMYHDADVLVFNTGHWWTHDKTSRGEDYYQEGNYVHPRLKVLEAYKRALTTWARWVDKNIDFNRTQVFFRGYSLTHFRGGQWNSGGQCHKETEPIFNETYLAKYPSKMRTLEHVLQSMRSPVVYMNISRLTDYRKDGHPSVYRREYKTVEEQNAAAEQFQDCSHWCLPGVPDTWNELLYASLLKLGKGSWKN, from the exons ATGGAAATGAGAAAACTACCACTTTCAGAGCAGTTTGTACTGCCAAGAAGAAAtgttttttctgggtttggtttggGGATTGGAGTTtctcttcttgttgttgttgtacttTTGCTGAATAAGTCATTGGTTGGCAAACCTTGGTTGCAAGGGTTTGTTAGTGTTGGTGTTAATTCTACACTGCCATTTTCAAGTACTTCTGGGTCTCTATCACCTGTTGCTAGTAATACCAATGCTACTTCAAAGGTGGAGAGCGATGTGGGTTCGTTTCAAGGGAGTAAAGAAGGACATGTGCCCTACAAAACCCATGAAGCAAATGTTTCAGGGGACTCTAAAGTGGGAGATCTTAAGGAGGCAAGGATGGGTTCAGGGAAAACCCATTTTGGGAATTTAACTGAGAGCCTTAAAAATGGAAGCTTTCCTGATAAAGAGAAAGTGGGCGATTCTTTGGCTTCAGATGGAGGATTGATTTTAAGGAAGAATAATTCTGGTAACTTCTCTAAGACTGTGAAAGATGAAAGCTTGCGTGGTAAAGAAGGAATTGTTATTGAGAATTTGAGCCTTTCTAGCGTAAAAGATATGAATTCAGTAGCAAGGAATTCGAGTAATCGGAATAATGGCACAGAAAATAAGAATGTGGGCAATTTTTCGTACAATGCAGGACTAGATAAAGCTGCTACTAGAGAAGAAATTGCTTACAAGGCAAGTCGAGAAGGAAATTCGGATGAGAAGAACAAAAGCACAATTTCTAATTATGGTTCTCTACTAAGGAAAATGGATGGTGGTTCTAATGAGAAGTGTGACATATTTGATGGTAGATGGGTGAGAGATGATTCAAAGCCTTACTATCCTGCTGGTTCTTGCCCTCACATTGATAGGGATTTTGATTGCCACCTTCATCAGAGGCCAGATGATGGATTTTTAAAATGGAAATGGCAGCCAAATGGGTGTGACATCCCAAG TCTGAATGCTACTGATTTTCTGGAGAGAGTGAGAGGAAAGAGGCTGGCTTTTGTGGGAGATTCACTGAATAGGAACATGTGGGAATCTTTGGTGTGTATACTCCGCCATGCAGCCAAAAACAAGGATAAGGTTTATGAGATCTCAGGAAGGACAGAATTCAAGAAGAAGGGCATTTATGCTTTCAGATTTGAG GACTATAACTGTTCTCTGGATTTTGTTCCTTCTCCATTCCTTGTTAGAGAATCATCTTTCAAAGGTAGAAGTGGGTCATTTGAGACATTAAGATTGGATTTGATGGACCAGACAACTTCAATGTATCATGATGCTGATGTCTTAGTCTTCAATACAGGCCACTGGTGGACCCATGATAAAACATCAAGAGG TGAAGACTATTACCAAGAAGGCAACTATGTGCACCCAAGACTCAAGGTTTTGGAAGCATATAAGAGGGCTCTCACCACTTGGGCTAGATGGGTTGACAAGAACATTGATTTCAACCGGACTCAGGTTTTCTTCAGAGGATATTCACTCACCCATTTCAG AGGGGGTCAATGGAACTCAGGAGGACAGTGCCACAAAGAAACTGAGCCAATCTTTAATGAAACGTACTTAGCAAAGTACCCTTCAAAGATGAGAACTCTAGAGCACGTGCTTCAAAGCATGAGATCTCCTGTAGTATATATGAACATAAGTAGGCTTACGGATTACAGAAAAGATGGACACCCGTCCGTTTACAGAAGGGAATACAAGACAGTAGAAGAACAGAATGCCGCTGCTGAACAATTTCAAGATTGCAGCCATTGGTGCTTGCCTGGAGTACCAGATACTTGGAATGAATTGCTATATGCTTCTCTTTTAAAGTTAGGAAAGGGGTCTTGGAAAAACTGA
- the LOC115982518 gene encoding protein NSP-INTERACTING KINASE 3 isoform X1, with protein sequence MERSSFMFWKVGLLVLALMEASSATLSPTGINYEVVALMAIKNDLIDPRNVLENWDSNSVDPCSWRMVTCTPEGSVSALGLPSQSLSGIISPAIGNLSNLQSVLLQNNAISGPIPSAIGRLVKLQTLDLSNNTFSGEIPSSLGDLTNLNYLRLNNNSLTGPCPESLSKIEGLTLMDLSFNNLSGSLPKISARTFKIIGNPLICGAKADNNCSAGNPEPLSFPPGSLKGQSDFGGKSHHVIIAFGASFSAVFVIILIVGFVVWWRYRHNQQIFFDVNDQYDPEVCLGHLRRYTLKELRAATDHFNSKNILGRGGFGIVYRGDLNDGTVVAVKRLKDFNAAAGEIQFQTEVEMISLAVHRNLLRLCGFCSTENERLLVYPYMPNGSVASRLRDHINGRPALDWTRRKGIALGTARGLLYLHEQCDPKIIHRDVKAANILLDEDYEAVVGDFGLAKLLDHRESHVTTAVRGTVGHIAPEYLSTGQSSEKTDVFGFGILLLELITGHKALDFGRVANQKGVMLDWVKKLHQEGKLSQMVDKDLKGNFDRVELEEMVQVALLCTQFNPSHRPKMSEVLKMLEGDGLAEKWEASQKVETPRFRSSENPPQRYSDFIEESSLVIEAMELSGPR encoded by the exons ATGGAAAGAAGTAGTTTCATGTTCTGGAAAGTGGGTCTTTTGGTTTTGGCATTGATGGAGGCTTCTTCTGCTACCCTTTCTCCTACTGGTATAAACTATGAAG TTGTAGCTTTGATGGCGATAAAAAATGATCTCATTGACCCACGTAATGTTCTGGAGAATTGGGATAGCAATTCTGTAGATCCTTGTAGCTGGAGGATGGTTACATGTACCCCAGAGGGATCTGTTTCTGCTTT GGGACTGCCTAGTCAGAGTTTGTCTGGTATCATATCTCCAGCTATTGGAAACCTTAGTAATTTGCAATCTGT gTTGCTGCAGAATAATGCCATTTCAGGTCCAATTCCTTCTGCCATTGGGAGGTTGGTGAAGCTTCAGACACTCGATCTCTCCAACAATACATTCAGTGGTGAGATACCTAGTTCCTTGGGGGACCTAACGAACCTGAATTATTT GAGGTTGAACAACAACAGCCTAACTGGACCTTGTCCCGAGTCTCTGTCCAAAATCGAAGGTCTCACTCTCAT GGACCTTTCTTTTAACAATCTCAGTGGTTCCTTGCCAAAAATATCTGCAAGAACATTCAA AATTATTGGTAACCCTTTGATTTGTGGGGCTAAGGCTGACAACAATTGTTCAGCTGGCAATCCAGAGCCACTGTCTTTCCCTCCAGGTTCTCTAAAAG GTCAATCTGACTTTGGAGGAAAAAGTCATCATGTGATTATTGCTTTTGGTGCAAGTTTTAGTGCTGTTTTTGTCATCATTCTTATTGTTGGGTTTGTTGTTTGGTGGCGATACAGACACAATCAGCAGATTTTCTTTGATGTCAATG ATCAATATGACCCGGAAGTATGCCTGGGCCATTTGAGAAGGTATACATTAAAGGAGCTTCGCGCTGCAACTGACCACTTCAACTCTAAGAATATTCTGGGGAGAGGTGGTTTTGGGATTGTATACAGGGGGGACTTGAATGATGGAACTGTAGTGGCAGTTAAAAGGCTGAAGGACTTTAATGCGGCTGCTGGTGAAATTCAATTTCAGACTGAAGTTGAGATGATAAGTTTGGCTGTCCATCGGAATCTTCTTAGACTATGTGGGTTCTGCTCTACTGAGAATGAACGTCTCCTTGTTTACCCCTATATGCCCAATGGAAGTGTAGCCTCTCGGCTAAGAG ATCATATTAATGGCAGGCCAGCATTAGACTGGACAAGACGGAAGGGAATAGCTTTAGGTACAGCAAGAGGACTATTATATTTGCATGAGCAATGTGACCCCAAAATTATCCACCGTGATGTCAAAGCAGCCAATATATTGTTGGATGAAGACTATGAGGCAGTTGTTGGAGATTTTGGGTTGGCAAAGCTTTTGGATCACAGAGAATCCCACGTCACCACAGCTGTGCGTGGCACTGTTGGCCACATTGCTCCAGAATACTTGTCAACCGGTCAATCATCAGAAAAGACTGATGTGTTTGGCTTTGGAATTTTGCTCCTGGAGCTAATCACAGGTCATAAAGCTTTAGATTTTGGACGAGTAGCAAATCAGAAAGGTGTAATGCTTGATTGG GTTAAAAAGCTCCATCAGGAAGGAAAGCTAAGTCAAATGGTGGATAAGGATCTAAAGGGCAACTTTGACAGGGTTGAATTGGAAGAAATGGTTCAGGTTGCCCTCTTGTGTACTCAGTTTAATCCTTCGCACCGACCAAAAATGTCAGAGGTATTAAAAATGTTGGAAGGAGATGGTTTAGCTGAGAAATGGGAGGCCTCACAGAAGGTTGAGACACCCAGATTTCGATCTAGTGAAAACCCTCCTCAAAGATACTCAGATTTTATAGAAGAATCTTCGCTTGTCATAGAAGCAATGGAGCTTTCCGGCCCTAggtga